Proteins encoded in a region of the Prinia subflava isolate CZ2003 ecotype Zambia chromosome 24, Cam_Psub_1.2, whole genome shotgun sequence genome:
- the KDF1 gene encoding keratinocyte differentiation factor 1, which translates to MLGRRSRLPRELPCREAEPLRAPAGTDVSLEVLSGPTPEAKAGRSRAQQMRDRKGRKAELKDPNGREAETITFISGTAEAPPNQSVCCSSLSQAWNTYKAVFCCIVTCGGCFQDCSVCIPYPGPAETSTDDGKNGDYNGRLPNSPTNTSPAEKNGNQIKKSSMGSSFSYPDVKLKGIPVYPNRNPNHHLESDPCCKELLEKPFRNSIEKPPLPSSHRSSEEYYSFHESDVDISELNGSMSSRQIDVLIFKKLTELFSMHQIDELAKCTSDTVFLEKTNKISDLINSITQDYNLDEQDAECRLVRGIIRISTRKSRVRPHIPGSHGHEERSGRATAPDSGNETMLESMVTSQDELAVQISEETPADVMARNMRRHSSAGSPTSRDSSFQDTETDSSGAPLLQVYC; encoded by the exons ATGCTGGGCCGGAGGAGCCGCCTGCCGCGGGAGCTGCCCTGCCGGGAGGCCGAGCCCCTGCGGGCGCCCGCGGGCACGGACGTCAGCCTGGAGGTGCTCAGTGGCCCCACGCCCGAGGCCAAGGCCGgccgcagcagagcccagcagatgCGGGACAGGAAAGGGCGCAAGGCCGAGCTCAAAGACCCCAATGGCCGAGAGGCAGAGACCATCACCTTCATCTCTGGGACGGCAGAGGCGCCCCCGAACCAGAGCGTTTGCTGCTCCTCGCTGTCTCAGGCCTGGAACACGTACAAGGCCGTTTTCTGCTGCATAGTGACGTGTGGGGGctgcttccaggactgcagtgTCTGCATTCCCTATCCAGGGCCTGCTGAGACCTCCACAGATGATGGGAAGAACGGAGACTACAACGGGCGGCTGCCAAACAGCCCCACCAACACCTCTCCTGCTGAGAAGAACGGGAACCAGATCAAGAAGTCCAGCATGGGCAGCAGTTTCAGTTACCCAGATGTGAAGCTGAAGGGCATCCCTGTCTATCCAAACAGGAACCCCAACCACCACCTGGAGTCTGACCCCTgctgcaaggagctgctggagaagcccTTCAGGAACAGCATAGAGAAGCCGCCGCTCCCCAGCAGCCACCGGAGCTCGGAGGAGTACTACTCCTTCCACGAGTCTGACGTGGACATCAGCGAGCTGAACGGCTCCATGTCCAGCCGGCAGATCGACGTGCTCATCTTCAAGAAGCTGACGGAGCTGTTCAGCATGCACCAGATCGACGAGCTGGCCAAGTGCACCTCCGACACCGTCTTCCTGGAGAAGACCAACAAGATCTCGGACCTCATCAACAGCATCACTCAGGACTACAACCTGGACGAGCAGGACGCCGAGTGCCGGCTGGTGCGGGGCATCATCCGCATCAGCACCCGCAAGAGCCGCGTCAGGCCGCACATCCCCGGCAGCCACGGCCACGAGGAGAGGAGCGGCCGGGCCACCGCGCCCGACAGCGGCAACGAGACCATGCTGGAGTCCATGGTCACCAGCCAGGACG AGCTGGCCGTGCAGATATCGGAGGAGACGCCGGCGGATGTGATGGCCAGGAACATGAGGCGGCACAGCAGCGCAG GCTCTCCGACCAGCAGAGATTCCTCTTTCCAGGACACAGAGACTGACTCATCTGGGGCCCCTCTGCTCCAGGTGTACTGCTAA